The DNA segment GGGTggcgacgacaacagcaatagcatcTTTAATTTCttcggcggcggcggcggcgcaACGAGCGCTCAACCCGGAGTCTCGAGACGTCCGCGTCCAGTGGGCGGTGCAACGGCCTCGTTGGGCGTCAGCAGCTCCGGAGGCTTTGATCTGTTTGGCTTTCTGCGCAGCGCATTCGATTTGCGACATCGGCGACGTCGTCGGCAGGCGCGACAGTTCTTTAGCACGTGTGCGGATCGGATTACGATGCCTTGCATCATTGAGGATTTCATTGGCACCGGGCTGGGACCTTTGCCGGGCTGCGAGCCCGTCCATTGTGGCTCTCAGTTCTGCTCCACGGGCACCTGGCCGTGTCGCATTGAAAGCACCGTCACTCCCTTCTACATTGGCGTCCACTTTGGAGGGGGCGATGCACCGGGCAAGGGGAGCGCTGAGGAGAACATTGGCGCCTGTCTGCGCTATGCCCAGGTGCAGTGCATCTAGTGCTTTTCGTCATCATTTCGTTTTAGTAAATGCGTAATTTATGCTCACTCTTAATTAAGTTACtctaacaattaaattattgtgcTGAACCTTAAAAATATTCACCAGCTGCTGCATAAGCTTTGGGACAATGACGTCGAgcatattgcgtatacgctgATCTTGTGCCTCGCTTGATGCGCTGTTTGTGCGACTTGCTGTGCCATAAGTGCAGCATAAAGGAGGCTCCCCTTGTCTGTTCCAGCACTTCGTCAAGAAACTCTTCCTCAAACAGTTGGCGCCAATCTGCCGGCTTGATCGCTAAGAATTGCGTGTGATTATACAATTGAAAGCTTTGACAGCCCTGTGGGTCATTCCGCATCTCGGCAATGTTGAGTGTGCCACAAGCTCGCTGCACAGCACGCGTGATGACATCTCGTCCACTCGTGTGTCTGTTGTTGGCATCAAAACTCTGCTGAAGGTCGCGCAAACAATCTCCGGCAAACTGATGGCCAAATCCAGTCGACGTCAAGCCTAGCATTGCGGTAGAAATTTGGTTATCAAGATCGGCACCCGCGTAGTTTAACGGCAATACCGTCACAGTATTCAATATCATTGTGTCCAGGTGCACACAGATGCCACCAAAGCGATAGAGCGTAAGTAAGCGCAACACATCCGCCAGATGTGAGCTCAGATAGCTAAAGGAGAGCAGCGATTACGAGTACATTTAATTGAGGAATACCCTTTGAGAACTCACCTCGATTTGAAGAGCTCACCCTTCTTCAGCCAATCCTCAATGGGCGTGCCAGCAGCGTAACGCATTAGATTCACTTGACGCAACTGCACATTGGGATAGCTTAAGATGGCATCAATCAGCGGATGTCTGTTTCCCTCCTGT comes from the Drosophila sulfurigaster albostrigata strain 15112-1811.04 chromosome 2L, ASM2355843v2, whole genome shotgun sequence genome and includes:
- the LOC133838117 gene encoding lactosylceramide 4-alpha-galactosyltransferase-like, whose product is MFINMTPRLKRCIINCLNLILLTLILIYVLIMLRIYKVEKKYQPSNCFLNKNDLDDSFGIPLEDVLLSEVEPIIEGTIFFIETSCPSNGNILELTARQACAIESAAFNNEIYQIFVLFASPRYQQQEGNRHPLIDAILSYPNVQLRQVNLMRYAAGTPIEDWLKKGELFKSSYLSSHLADVLRLLTLYRFGGICVHLDTMILNTVTVLPLNYAGADLDNQISTAMLGLTSTGFGHQFAGDCLRDLQQSFDANNRHTSGRDVITRAVQRACGTLNIAEMRNDPQGCQSFQLYNHTQFLAIKPADWRQLFEEEFLDEVLEQTRGASFMLHLWHSKSHKQRIKRGTRSAYTQYARRHCPKAYAAAGEYF